The DNA window TTAGGTACCTACCTAGTAATTGTAATAATTTCTTGATCCCcaaatattttttgtttagaCAGAGTACCTAGTTTCcaaaaataatatgtgtgtgtACATATCCATTGATCCACTCTTTCTACTTCTCCCTGGTAAAGAACATTCTCATTTATGTGTTGCAGACTACAGACcatttgttgttgttgatggtTATTAGTTCAGGCGTGTCAGACTAGTTAGTAAAATCAATAGGTTTGTATTGGATAATTTTCAgcatcaaatttttatttttacgtaaTTAGAGAGTatcttcaaaaaaattaatcaagtCGCCTAATATAGGATATTTATTTTCAGTATCCTACCTAGTCTTCTGACTTCTTTCTCCATATGTAcaaaagtttacaattttatatatatatttttttcctcaTAATTTTTTGTAGATTAAAGTTCATTTCGCtccttttttttcttgttcttacTTTCTTAATCCAATTCAATTTTATCCTATATATTACTCACCAAACAAGCCTTACTACACATGGAAAGTACTATCTTTAATCGCCAttctgttatttatttattttccattcttTTCTTCACCAGACCATGTAACAGTGAGTTTTGCTAGAAGTGGTGGCCCAGGGGGTCAGAATGTTAATAAAGGTTTGCTTAAAGACTATTTTAGATCggtattttttatgtttatctCCCATCTTATTTTGATGCCCaattctagttttttttttcacttacagTAAATACGAAGGTGGATATGCGCTTCAATGTTAAAAATGCTCATTGGCTAAGTGAAAGGATCAGGGACAGGATTATGCAAATGGTTTTCCACTGCTCATTAGTTTATATGTTTAGTTTTCAACTCACTATGTTTGGATGGGGACATTTTTCTTTTTCCGTCTTTCGACAATGacttgccattttccttgtaaTGAGCAGGAAAAGAATCGAATAAACAAGGATGGGGAGCTTGTGATATCTTCAACAAGGACTAGAACACAGAAGTACTTCTTTCCTCTTCTCCTTTAATTATCCATGTTGCTTCTGAGTTGCCAAAGCCTTTGGATTGATTCAACCATTCTTCTTCAGGGGTAACATTGAAGATGCTTTGGAGAAACTTCAGGTATTAATGAAGGGATTTGTCTTTCTTATTTCTATATCGAGTTATGATGAGTATTGAAATTTCTCTTCATCATTTCGGCGATGATGTCAATGAAATCTTAAAATAGGCAATCATTGATGCTGCTGCTTATGTTCCTCCACCTCCTTCTGAAGAACAAAAGAAGAAAATTGCAAAGATGTAAGCTCTCTTTCCATTGTTTTTACCTGCCAATCTATGATGTCTTCTACTTCTTTTACTGTGTTATTGCACGGAAAGTGAGTGTATCCAATCTGGATTTTAATGTCGATCTTTGTTGCTTTTGAAGGGCTGCTATTGGCGAACAAAAACGTCTTAAAAGCAAGAAGGTTCTTTCCGATAAGAAGGCATTCAGAAGAAGTCGGAATAGTTGGGATTAACATACCATATGGTGTAGAGATCATCATATATATGTTAGTGCCTTTTCTTCATCACTTGGGAGTATGATTGTTCATATATGACTCCTATTATTTTGTTTCGATATCTCTATTTTTCCTTTTCACCCATTTCTAATAAAGGTTATTCTTTGTTGTTTTTTGCAGGGGTCTCGGTGATGCATTTTGCATTAGTAATCCATACAAACAAAAATCTAGAGATGAACATTATTGTAAATTCCTTGAAGAACTCTGCTTTTTAGATTGATTACACATTAAAATTACTGATTATGATATAACATTGTACATTGTAGTTCTCCTTCTCGATGGAGAACTAGTCTAAAAGTGAGTGCGTTTTGTAAATCTTTGAATTGAATTGGTTCTCGACAGAATATATGTTAAGAAAAATTCTCACATGGGACCTTAACAAATGACACCAATATTGGACTTTTTTTTATCCAATAAAACTGTGATaggttaatttatttttctttcattatTATGGAAGCTGATATTCAATCACTCTACGACGAAATCGTTTCTCTTCCTCCAATCACTATTAATGAGTCGATCGTGGATTTGGTCAATGATAGCTTCCTATTCAAATGGGTCAACTCTCATATTGGATTGAAATGGTTAACCTGCTTGCGTTGTTGGCTCAAGACAATGATAGGAGCAAAATATTATAGTCGAGGAAGATGGGGTTTCGCCATTGTTGAAGCCTTTGGAGGAGTGCTCTTCATCAGTCTTGAATTGTGGCCGCCACAGTGCTTTCTAGTGCCGAATGAGCGAGAGAGGGTTAGGAGTGTTGTGAGTGAGGTCGGGACATTAGTTATTATGCAGGTTCTTCTCGGGGACTCACCTATGAGAGTTCAAGCTCGTGTTGCAAGATTGGTGGCTATGATGGCTAAGCAAGATCGTGTTACCCAAAATACTTTTGCCACAGAAAATGTGAATAGATCTCTAGCAACATTGTTATCATTTGACATGGTATCGGTATTCATTCTATTGTTCAGATTAATAAGGAGTTGGAGAAAACCATTTGGGTGTTTCAAGTAGTAAGAATTCGTATAATAATTTGAATGTAGTCACAAATTTGTATTCTTATTTGTATATGAAGGGTCATAATAGAAGTAGGAATCATAGGAAAGAGAGGGGAATGAGAAGCGTGAGTTGAAACTTGAGCTTAAGATTAGTTGTGTTGAGGGCTATTAAATTGGCCAACTCTTTTTGCCGTTTCAGCCAACTTCTTTGTGTAATATAATTGATTGACGGttatatgtaatatttattaaattaaaataggtGAGATCAGACATTAAATTGTACTGATATTACATCTCACAATAATACTAAACACCACGTTTAGGTGGCAACATTTCTTAatgtttatgttatttttctttctttcgtaCTCTCTTTTTCTTTAGACTCATATGGTATAGGAATTTAGATTACAATCATGAACTTCTCTTATTAGAAACTAGGAAACAAACTGTGCTTCGCAGCGGTTTATAAATATATGCttatacaaaagaaaaaaaaattatgaattttcTGAAAATTTGATAGATAATATATGCTTATACAATATCTATAATTGAAATAATATGTAATACATTACATGAGTATTTTTATAGACTTCTTTTTAAATATCTAGGAGagctttttaatttgttttttaatcATTGTGTACGATGTAGTTAAATAAGATTAAGtgtaaattttctaaattttttgaaTGATTCACCGTGGATAATCCTTAAtaactacaacatatataatcataaaaaaaataaactaaaaacttTCTTGAATACCAAAATTGACAATATTCTACCAAAATGTCATTTTTAAAGAGTACTATAGACGTACCCTCTATAATTTATACTGTCACttaaaaataatcataattCTTTCCATAGGTAGAGACATATAGTGTCACTTTTATATCACAATTCTaccaatatattaaaaaaaggtTATTTAATAGTATTGTCCCTCTAACTATTATTACTACTAAATTGTGCcttctaaattttttttgagggttttacatatatattagaTTTGGGGGTAAATATTACAGTTATACTGCTACAAAGCaacaattacaaaaatattgtcctGGCCCATTTtatattacttttatactgtaCGGACGGAAAAGTACATATACGCCTCCACCTTCCAAAACAACAAACATAACcagaaaaaaatccaaaaaaaaactatttattttgGTGATATGGAGGAAACAAAGTAAAATTGacaacaaaacaacaacaaaaaacaaCGAATCAAAAATGTTAGAAACTTAAACCCAACTAAATTCTTTTAAATATAGCATTAAAAAAAAGGTTGAAACATAGATctggaaattaataaaaaaaatagactgtAGCTTCTGAAATTGTTTTTATATAAATGCATAATTGAAGtaaatgaattttaatatacatAATTTCTGGAAAAAAAATGCTGATtaggaattaaaataaaattttaaattatctaaagttgttctagagttGTTCTTCTTTAATTACATGAACTTTATTGGCAAATATGGATATAGATAAAATCTGGACACTCAAATGATAGATGGAAAATTGaaacaaaaaatacaacatCGATGGTTGTCTTCGCGTTATTTTACAATTATTGTCTGTTTGTGAAAATGTTGATTGTTTAAATACTGTCAAAAAATTGCAGGTTATGGAATCTATACCCATTCTTTTGAAGAGCAATGGGCAAtgggaagaaagaaaaaattatgtCAATTATGTGGCTAGTGGAGAATTCATACCAAAGGATTACAAATATGAACAACTCGTATAGATTCTACTCTCTTCATTGGAATCCgatccaacaacaacaaccatgcAAATCCAATACCAAGTAAAAGAAGGAATACCTTCGATAAAAATATTCAACAATCCGAGCCTTTTTTTTGCTTGCAACTGAAGATCGAAGAAAATAATTTCACCACATATCCATTAAGTGTCAACACGCAGAATAATAACACAAAAATCGCTGCAATACCTATGATCACATCAAAAATAACACAAGAACAAGGAAATTTTGAAATGCTTCAGAACAACGCACCAACAACAGAATCAAACACATTGCAACAACCATCGGAGAAGAAAGAAG is part of the Cannabis sativa cultivar Pink pepper isolate KNU-18-1 chromosome 5, ASM2916894v1, whole genome shotgun sequence genome and encodes:
- the LOC115717366 gene encoding uncharacterized protein LOC115717366, with protein sequence MAVLRTTTTNVILNRLLQPSLSLSLLLSDSSKLSATINALPHRPAVQRGISLARVRCAASGSDGGGKVSSRLSHVQQLLQEAEERALEADDGPTPNITLDHVTVSFARSGGPGGQNVNKVNTKVDMRFNVKNAHWLSERIRDRIMQMEKNRINKDGELVISSTRTRTQKGNIEDALEKLQAIIDAAAYVPPPPSEEQKKKIAKMAAIGEQKRLKSKKVLSDKKAFRRSRNSWD